One stretch of Zingiber officinale cultivar Zhangliang chromosome 6B, Zo_v1.1, whole genome shotgun sequence DNA includes these proteins:
- the LOC121990262 gene encoding UPF0047 protein YjbQ-like, with product MAAKWAQKTVVVPAQRRGCHLITPKIVEEIQQDLSGFKCGLAHLFLQHTSASLTINENYDSDVQSDTETFLNRIVPEGRSAPWKHTLEGE from the exons ATGGCCGCCAAGTGGGCACAGAAGACCGTCGTCGTCCCTGCTCAGAGGCGCGGATGCCATCTCATCACCCCCAAG ATTGTTGAAGAGATACAACAAGATTTGTCGGGCTTCAAATGCGGCCTTGCTCATCTTTTCC TGCAGCATACAAGTGCTTCTCTCACCATAAATGAGAATTATGACTCTGATGTTCAGAGCGACACTGAAACATTTCTGAATCGGATTGTGCCAGAG GGTCGATCTGCACCGTGGAAGCACACATTGGAAGGTGAGTAA
- the LOC121991101 gene encoding zinc finger AN1 domain-containing stress-associated protein 15-like, producing MAGERCDLNKDEAEILKPPSSSSSSSPSILPQLSPQGFKAPESKENAIHAYGSEGRLQNCKELDIGMLDKVARQTNPESWKRVGLTGFRCRCGDLFCKLHRYSDSHDCSFDYKAAGRDQIGKANPLIRAVKIIKI from the exons ATGGCAGGGGAAAGGTGTGATCTTAACAAGGACGAAGCGGAGATTCTCaaacctccttcctcttcttcttcctcttccccttctaTTTTGCCGCAGCTTTCCCCTCAAGGATTTAAAGCTCCGGAGAG caaggaaaatgctattcATGCTTACGGCAGTGAAGGAAGATTACAAAACTGCAAGGAACTAGATATTGGGATGCTTGATAAGGTAGCAAGACAAACAAATCCCGAATCCTG GAAAAGGGTGGGCTTGACCGGCTTCCGGTGCCGCTGCGGCGATCTCTTCTGCAAACTTCACCGGTACTCCGATTCCCATGACTGCTCATTTGATTACAAGGCGGCTGGAAGAGACCAAATCGGTAAGGCCAATCCTCTCATAAGAGCTGTGAAGATCATTAAAATATGA